A genomic region of Gemmata massiliana contains the following coding sequences:
- a CDS encoding aminotransferase class V-fold PLP-dependent enzyme: MLTAESRRRDFPTLEGKSYLNTAAEGVPPLAVGEALQQYFRDKQLGMDGRIPHAAQWEAAKALTAEFFELTPAEIGICSCSSEAYNLAALALQLKPGDEVVVTDLDFPASSTPWLQPSCPATTRVWRHRNGALRIEDLVPLLSAKTRLVTVSLVSFYSGFQVALPPIVEAVRKHSPALLAVDVTQALGRVPLDLAGADLIVSSTHKWILASHGGGLVGVPKERAAEWTAPAGGWFNLEDAFGPSSFETVKSKPGAASFMVGMPNYPALYAIRAALEYIRGVGVAKIDAHARPLIEHCLAELKKLPVELLTPNEPESVAGILVFKHPKAAALQARLHAANIHVMNPAGRIRVAIHGYNTAGDIEKLLKELKAALAAVG; encoded by the coding sequence ATGCTCACAGCGGAATCACGCCGGCGCGATTTCCCCACGCTCGAAGGCAAGTCGTACTTGAACACGGCCGCGGAGGGGGTTCCGCCGCTCGCGGTGGGAGAGGCACTTCAGCAATATTTTCGCGACAAACAGCTCGGGATGGACGGTCGAATCCCGCACGCGGCGCAGTGGGAAGCAGCGAAAGCGCTCACAGCCGAGTTTTTCGAGCTCACGCCGGCAGAAATCGGGATCTGTTCGTGCTCGTCGGAAGCGTACAACCTCGCCGCGCTCGCGCTCCAGTTGAAGCCGGGTGACGAGGTCGTCGTGACCGACCTCGACTTCCCCGCCAGTTCGACGCCGTGGCTCCAGCCGTCGTGCCCGGCGACCACCCGCGTGTGGCGTCACCGAAATGGTGCCCTTCGTATCGAAGACCTCGTTCCGCTGCTCAGTGCAAAAACGCGGTTGGTCACCGTCTCGCTCGTGAGCTTTTACAGCGGCTTCCAAGTTGCGCTCCCGCCGATCGTGGAAGCGGTCCGCAAGCACTCCCCTGCTCTACTCGCAGTAGATGTGACACAAGCACTTGGTCGCGTGCCGCTCGATCTCGCAGGTGCGGACCTGATCGTCAGCAGCACGCACAAGTGGATACTCGCCTCACACGGCGGTGGACTGGTCGGCGTGCCGAAAGAGCGCGCCGCCGAATGGACCGCCCCCGCGGGCGGCTGGTTTAACCTTGAAGACGCCTTCGGCCCCAGCAGTTTCGAGACGGTTAAAAGCAAACCCGGCGCAGCAAGCTTCATGGTCGGGATGCCGAATTACCCGGCGCTGTACGCGATCCGAGCTGCGCTGGAATACATTCGCGGGGTCGGCGTCGCGAAGATCGATGCGCACGCCCGGCCGCTCATCGAGCACTGCCTTGCGGAGCTGAAGAAACTTCCCGTGGAACTGCTCACCCCGAACGAACCGGAGTCCGTCGCCGGAATCCTCGTGTTCAAGCACCCGAAGGCGGCGGCGCTTCAAGCGCGGCTCCACGCGGCCAATATCCACGTGATGAACCCGGCCGGGCGCATTCGAGTTGCGATCCACGGCTACAACACCGCAGGAGACATCGAGAAATTACTGAAAGAGTTGAAAGCCGCACTCGCGGCCGTCGGCTAA
- a CDS encoding alpha/beta hydrolase has translation MARFLAPLALVLIATAPALAQKDPPVPDTVVFEKNIEYTNPDNQHLQLNIAKPKGNGPFPTVLLIHGGGFRAGTREGYNTQIIRLAEHGYVAATVSYRLAPKYPFPAAIHDTKAAVRWLRANAKTHHIDPDRIGVTGGSAGGHLAQFLAVTAGVKEFEGDGGNPEQSSAVKCVVNVYGPSDFTKSYGKSVDAADVLPLFLGGNLEKAKPAHIRASPLYWVTPNAAPTLCIHGTEDKYVACEQAEWIVDKLKAASVEAELLKLEGAGHGFKGKDAETAENAMIAFFDKHLKKK, from the coding sequence ATGGCACGATTCCTCGCTCCGCTCGCGCTCGTTCTCATCGCCACCGCACCCGCCCTGGCACAGAAAGACCCGCCCGTTCCCGATACCGTGGTGTTCGAGAAGAACATCGAGTACACGAACCCGGACAACCAGCACCTCCAGTTAAACATCGCGAAGCCGAAGGGCAACGGACCGTTCCCCACGGTCCTACTCATTCACGGCGGCGGGTTTCGCGCGGGGACTCGCGAGGGGTACAACACGCAGATCATTCGCCTCGCGGAACACGGGTACGTCGCGGCGACGGTGAGCTACCGCCTGGCGCCGAAGTACCCGTTCCCGGCCGCGATCCACGACACGAAGGCCGCTGTGCGCTGGCTCCGCGCGAACGCCAAGACGCACCACATCGACCCGGACCGGATCGGCGTGACGGGCGGGTCCGCGGGCGGGCACCTCGCGCAGTTTCTGGCCGTGACCGCCGGTGTGAAAGAGTTCGAGGGTGACGGCGGGAACCCAGAACAATCGAGCGCAGTGAAGTGCGTCGTGAACGTGTACGGACCGAGCGACTTCACCAAGTCCTATGGCAAGAGTGTGGACGCGGCCGACGTGCTCCCGTTGTTCCTCGGCGGAAACCTGGAGAAGGCCAAGCCCGCACACATCCGCGCGAGCCCCCTGTACTGGGTGACCCCGAACGCGGCCCCGACGCTGTGCATTCACGGCACGGAAGACAAGTACGTCGCGTGCGAGCAGGCCGAGTGGATCGTGGACAAGCTGAAGGCCGCGAGCGTGGAAGCGGAGCTGCTGAAGCTCGAAGGCGCCGGGCACGGGTTCAAAGGTAAGGACGCGGAGACCGCGGAGAACGCGATGATCGCGTTCTTCGACAAACACCTGAAGAAGAAGTAA
- a CDS encoding DUF1553 domain-containing protein: MRTQFLWLALSFLAFASPARGEDKPPLAKPSPEHVEFFEKKIRPVLIKHCYSCHSAEAKKVKGDLRLDTREAVLKGGSSGPLIVSGDPAKSLLIQAVRHADPSLKMPPDVKLKSEEIADLEAWVKMGAPDPRDGGSGAKKIDFEKAKEFWSFRPVVRPEVPKSGATNPIDNFIQAKLDAKGLKPSPPADKRALIRRATFDLTGLPPTPEEIEAFLKDGSPEAFAKVVDRLLASPAYGERWGRHWLDVVRYADTAGDNSDYPIPQIFRYRNWVIEAFNRDLPYDEFVRQQLAGDLLPSKNEADRQTKLIATGYLANTKRFGSYEDERYPWYLTYEDQIDNLGRTFLGLTINCARCHDHKFDPISQHDYYALYGFFSSTRYPRPGIELDKVQRDFVPLAPQEDIAAFEKERAQKMAEFDAKVKAVVAEKTAAEKALAGAEKIQDEQERKARIAEGNKKVDALKQKIKAAQQELENYAKKPLPFETVYAVAEGKTEGKKKVGNACVQIKGDPERLGPEVPRRFPTVLGEQTLPAATKNSGRLELANWVVDAKNPLTARVMVNRVWQYHFGKGIVRTASNFGVLGQPPTHPELLDYLAARFVEEKWSMKSMHRLIMLSRTYQQSSRDDETSAKIDVANDYLWRFDKRRLDAESIRDSLLAAAGNLDRSPGGAHPFPAMSTWNFTQHHPFKAVYETNKRSVYVMAQRFQRHPFFALFDGADTNASTDRRLTSTTPLQALYLMNDPFVHAQAKKFAERVCDESRNDTARIERAYTLLFGRAPTADEITAATDYLTKVRDKLKASGTPAGKLPAKAWESLARALFLSNEFVYLD; the protein is encoded by the coding sequence ATGCGCACCCAATTTCTCTGGCTCGCGCTTTCGTTTCTGGCGTTCGCTTCTCCCGCACGAGGAGAAGACAAGCCGCCACTGGCGAAACCGTCGCCCGAACACGTCGAGTTCTTTGAGAAGAAGATCCGCCCGGTGCTAATCAAGCACTGCTATTCGTGCCACAGCGCGGAAGCGAAAAAGGTTAAGGGCGACCTACGACTCGACACGCGCGAGGCGGTACTGAAAGGCGGTTCGTCGGGGCCATTGATCGTCTCCGGCGATCCCGCAAAAAGCCTGCTAATCCAGGCCGTGAGGCACGCGGACCCGTCCCTGAAAATGCCACCGGACGTGAAACTCAAGTCGGAAGAGATCGCGGACCTCGAAGCCTGGGTGAAAATGGGCGCCCCGGACCCGCGTGACGGCGGGAGCGGGGCGAAAAAGATCGACTTCGAGAAGGCGAAAGAGTTCTGGTCGTTCCGCCCCGTCGTGCGGCCGGAGGTGCCGAAGTCCGGGGCGACGAACCCCATCGATAACTTCATTCAGGCGAAACTCGACGCGAAAGGGCTGAAACCGTCCCCGCCCGCAGACAAACGTGCGCTCATTCGGCGTGCGACATTCGACCTTACGGGGCTTCCGCCCACCCCGGAAGAGATTGAAGCGTTCCTGAAAGATGGCTCGCCCGAAGCGTTCGCGAAGGTGGTCGACCGGTTGCTCGCGTCGCCGGCTTACGGCGAGCGCTGGGGGCGCCACTGGCTCGATGTCGTGCGCTACGCGGACACCGCGGGCGACAACTCCGACTACCCCATCCCACAAATCTTCCGGTACCGGAACTGGGTGATCGAAGCGTTCAACCGCGACCTCCCCTACGACGAGTTCGTCCGCCAACAGCTCGCAGGGGACTTGCTTCCCTCCAAAAACGAAGCAGACCGTCAGACGAAATTGATCGCAACCGGCTACCTCGCGAACACCAAGCGGTTCGGTTCCTACGAGGACGAGCGCTACCCGTGGTACCTCACCTACGAGGACCAGATCGACAACTTGGGGCGCACGTTCCTCGGGCTCACGATCAACTGTGCGCGGTGCCACGACCACAAATTCGACCCGATCAGCCAGCACGACTACTACGCGCTCTATGGCTTCTTCTCCAGCACGCGCTACCCGCGCCCCGGGATCGAACTCGACAAGGTCCAGCGCGACTTCGTTCCACTGGCGCCGCAAGAAGACATCGCCGCGTTCGAGAAGGAGCGCGCACAAAAGATGGCCGAGTTTGACGCGAAGGTGAAAGCGGTCGTTGCCGAGAAGACCGCGGCAGAAAAGGCGCTCGCCGGGGCCGAAAAAATTCAAGACGAGCAAGAACGGAAGGCCCGCATCGCCGAAGGCAACAAGAAAGTCGATGCACTCAAGCAAAAGATCAAGGCCGCGCAACAAGAACTTGAAAACTACGCCAAGAAACCCCTCCCGTTCGAGACGGTGTACGCGGTCGCCGAAGGCAAAACGGAGGGCAAGAAGAAGGTCGGCAACGCCTGCGTGCAGATCAAGGGCGACCCGGAGCGTCTGGGGCCAGAAGTCCCGCGGCGATTCCCCACCGTCCTGGGTGAGCAAACACTCCCCGCCGCGACAAAGAACAGTGGCCGACTCGAACTCGCGAACTGGGTCGTTGACGCGAAGAACCCCCTCACGGCCCGCGTGATGGTGAACCGCGTCTGGCAGTACCACTTCGGAAAGGGGATCGTTCGCACCGCGAGCAACTTCGGCGTTCTCGGCCAACCACCTACGCACCCGGAACTGCTCGACTACCTCGCAGCGCGTTTCGTCGAAGAGAAGTGGTCGATGAAATCGATGCACCGACTCATCATGCTCTCGCGCACCTACCAGCAGTCGAGTCGCGACGACGAAACGAGCGCCAAAATCGATGTCGCGAACGATTACCTGTGGCGGTTCGACAAGCGCCGGCTCGACGCGGAATCCATCCGCGACTCGCTACTCGCGGCGGCGGGGAACCTCGACCGGTCCCCGGGCGGCGCGCACCCGTTCCCCGCGATGAGCACCTGGAACTTCACGCAGCACCACCCGTTCAAGGCGGTGTACGAGACGAACAAGCGGAGCGTATACGTGATGGCGCAGCGGTTCCAGCGGCACCCGTTCTTCGCGCTGTTCGACGGCGCGGACACCAACGCGAGCACCGACCGCCGGCTCACGAGCACCACGCCACTGCAAGCGCTCTACCTGATGAATGACCCGTTCGTCCACGCTCAGGCCAAGAAGTTCGCCGAGCGCGTGTGCGACGAGAGCCGGAACGATACCGCCCGCATCGAACGCGCGTACACCTTACTGTTCGGCCGTGCCCCCACAGCCGACGAAATCACCGCCGCAACAGACTACCTGACGAAAGTACGCGACAAGCTGAAAGCGTCCGGCACTCCAGCGGGAAAACTCCCGGCCAAAGCATGGGAGAGCCTCGCCCGCGCGCTGTTCCTGAGCAACGAATTCGTGTATCTGGACTGA
- a CDS encoding SDR family oxidoreductase yields MADTGKVALVTGAGSGIGRAVSLALLREGYRVVLTGRRPDALAATLALAPTGTSALTVPADVTDPASVRALFEQTKSKFGRLDVLFNNAGQGAPAIPLEDLTFEQWKKVVEVNLTGAFLCTQEAFKLMKSQTPRGGRIINNGSISATAPRPNSAPYTATKHAITGLTKSTSLDGRKYDIACGQIDIGNAATEMTARMKDGVPQPNGTIAVEPTMDVENVARAVVYMASLPLDANVLFMTVMATQMPLVGRG; encoded by the coding sequence ATGGCGGATACGGGAAAGGTCGCACTCGTAACTGGTGCCGGGTCCGGCATCGGTCGGGCGGTTTCGCTCGCGCTTCTGCGCGAAGGCTATCGCGTCGTGCTCACGGGTCGGCGCCCGGACGCGCTGGCCGCGACGCTCGCTCTGGCTCCCACTGGGACCAGTGCGCTTACGGTGCCTGCGGACGTCACCGACCCGGCGTCCGTTCGCGCTCTCTTTGAGCAAACGAAGAGTAAATTCGGGCGACTCGACGTGCTGTTTAACAACGCGGGGCAGGGTGCGCCTGCAATTCCTCTGGAAGACCTCACATTCGAGCAGTGGAAGAAGGTCGTCGAAGTGAATCTGACCGGCGCGTTCCTCTGCACGCAGGAAGCGTTCAAGCTGATGAAATCGCAGACCCCGCGCGGGGGCCGCATCATTAACAACGGCTCCATCTCCGCGACGGCCCCGCGTCCGAACTCCGCGCCCTACACGGCGACCAAACACGCGATTACGGGCCTCACGAAGTCCACCTCCCTCGACGGCCGCAAGTACGATATCGCGTGCGGTCAGATCGACATCGGGAACGCCGCGACCGAAATGACCGCGCGGATGAAGGACGGCGTGCCGCAACCGAACGGCACGATCGCGGTGGAACCGACGATGGACGTCGAGAACGTGGCACGAGCGGTCGTGTATATGGCGAGTCTTCCGCTTGATGCGAACGTGCTGTTCATGACCGTGATGGCCACGCAGATGCCGCTCGTGGGGCGCGGGTGA
- a CDS encoding SMI1/KNR4 family protein, protein MTDFSRLTACPGVTPASGATASEFDTFGAQTGLTIPPQLRRLYEHCNGLVIDGQRGSLRILSLNEVADCVHNSQKLGTSGVWGYFPFTDLNDSNPHCVCCAGPVSGYIVRVNHDDIARIEYRSLGSFLDTICKVLEAPTAELDDGPSLWELPQELHLTTSDRTSDDVETAQRLLAFATTLEEGSTERADAERWAITLFSENEVSEVAQFLDNGDEYQRATALAKLSRITSPQAQSAIQQHRQEVRAFSRQVVDALKSAGLTVAEVHDDCPRLEPGTVWLNVPMFFTDRRSPTIMIDIVKRARELIALNTQGTA, encoded by the coding sequence GTGACCGACTTCAGCCGACTCACGGCGTGTCCCGGCGTTACTCCCGCGAGTGGGGCGACGGCCAGCGAATTCGATACCTTCGGAGCCCAAACGGGCCTCACAATACCGCCCCAATTGCGCCGCCTGTACGAACACTGCAACGGTCTCGTCATCGACGGTCAGCGCGGCTCGTTACGAATTCTCAGTTTGAATGAGGTCGCGGACTGCGTACACAATTCCCAAAAACTCGGCACCTCGGGTGTGTGGGGGTACTTTCCATTTACCGATCTGAATGACTCGAATCCGCACTGCGTCTGCTGTGCCGGTCCGGTAAGTGGGTACATCGTCCGCGTCAACCACGACGATATTGCCCGAATCGAGTATCGCAGCCTCGGCTCGTTCCTGGATACCATCTGCAAGGTATTGGAAGCACCAACAGCCGAACTCGATGACGGGCCATCGTTGTGGGAGCTTCCGCAAGAGTTGCACCTAACTACCAGCGACAGAACCTCGGACGACGTCGAAACCGCTCAACGCCTTCTTGCCTTCGCCACCACTCTCGAAGAAGGCAGCACCGAGCGTGCGGATGCCGAGCGGTGGGCGATCACGCTGTTCTCGGAAAATGAAGTAAGTGAAGTGGCACAATTCTTGGACAACGGGGACGAGTACCAGCGCGCCACAGCGCTCGCGAAGCTCTCTCGGATAACCTCGCCCCAAGCACAGTCCGCAATTCAACAACACCGCCAAGAGGTGCGAGCATTTTCGCGCCAAGTGGTCGACGCGCTCAAAAGCGCCGGCTTGACGGTTGCAGAAGTACACGACGACTGCCCGCGCTTGGAGCCGGGAACGGTGTGGCTAAACGTGCCGATGTTTTTTACTGATCGCCGGTCACCGACGATCATGATCGACATCGTTAAGCGGGCGCGGGAACTGATCGCACTCAACACGCAAGGTACCGCATGA
- a CDS encoding PQQ-binding-like beta-propeller repeat protein, with amino-acid sequence MRSVYVLFALALGTAPVAAEDWGQWLGPKRDAVWNEKGLVTKFPKDGPTVVWRKPIAAGYAGPAVVGDKLYIMDREKAEADPKNPPPKGTLPGNERVLCMNVADGKILWTHSYDCPYTNVSYPSGPRTTPVVDGNRLYTLGTMGDLLCLNAADGKPIWSKNFVKDYKAPVPAWGWSAHLLLDGDTLVALVGGDGQAVVAFDKKTGKEKWKALSTKEICYSPPIVTEAGGKRQLIVWLSEALYSLDLATGTEYWKHKHPDAGEVARPAVSIITPKRAGDKLLVSSFYHGTLCLTLDKDKPAATVAWRSKSSYPKPIDGLNAVMTSLLVKDGHVYGVAGMGELICQKLDTGAVVRTGDEIFGDKAAFCGSVFWVDAGGVVYGLTDQGDLVILKLSPEKCDVLASAHVLEPTHAAKGRKAVWAHPAFADRRVYFKNDKEIVCVSLAVG; translated from the coding sequence ATGCGCTCCGTGTACGTGTTGTTTGCACTCGCGCTTGGTACCGCGCCGGTTGCCGCGGAGGATTGGGGGCAGTGGCTCGGTCCGAAACGCGACGCCGTGTGGAACGAGAAGGGACTCGTCACCAAGTTCCCGAAGGACGGCCCGACCGTCGTGTGGCGGAAGCCGATCGCGGCAGGGTACGCGGGGCCGGCGGTTGTTGGCGACAAACTCTACATCATGGACCGCGAGAAGGCGGAAGCCGACCCGAAGAACCCGCCGCCCAAAGGCACGCTGCCGGGCAACGAGCGCGTGCTGTGCATGAACGTGGCCGACGGCAAAATACTCTGGACTCATTCTTACGACTGCCCCTACACGAACGTGTCGTACCCCAGCGGTCCGCGCACGACGCCCGTTGTGGACGGCAACCGGCTGTACACGCTCGGCACAATGGGCGACCTCCTCTGCCTGAACGCGGCGGACGGGAAGCCGATTTGGTCGAAGAACTTCGTGAAGGACTACAAGGCGCCCGTCCCCGCGTGGGGTTGGTCCGCGCACCTGTTGCTCGACGGCGACACACTCGTCGCGCTCGTCGGTGGTGACGGGCAAGCGGTGGTCGCGTTCGACAAGAAGACCGGTAAGGAGAAGTGGAAGGCGCTTTCCACAAAGGAAATTTGCTATTCACCGCCGATCGTTACGGAGGCCGGCGGGAAGCGCCAGCTCATCGTGTGGCTGTCCGAAGCCCTGTATTCTCTGGATCTGGCTACGGGCACGGAGTATTGGAAACACAAGCACCCGGACGCGGGCGAGGTGGCGCGCCCGGCCGTGTCGATCATCACCCCGAAGCGGGCGGGGGACAAGCTGCTCGTCTCGTCGTTCTACCACGGCACGCTCTGTCTCACGCTCGACAAGGACAAGCCGGCGGCAACGGTCGCGTGGCGCTCGAAGTCCTCGTACCCCAAGCCGATCGACGGACTCAACGCGGTGATGACGAGCCTGCTCGTGAAGGACGGGCACGTGTACGGCGTGGCGGGGATGGGCGAACTCATTTGCCAGAAGCTCGATACCGGCGCGGTAGTGCGCACGGGCGACGAAATCTTCGGCGACAAGGCCGCGTTCTGCGGGTCGGTGTTCTGGGTGGATGCGGGCGGAGTGGTCTACGGACTGACCGATCAGGGTGATCTCGTTATTTTGAAACTGTCGCCCGAGAAGTGTGACGTACTCGCTTCGGCCCACGTCCTCGAACCGACGCACGCCGCGAAGGGCCGCAAAGCGGTGTGGGCACACCCCGCGTTCGCGGACCGGCGCGTGTACTTCAAGAACGACAAGGAAATTGTCTGCGTTTCACTCGCGGTGGGGTGA
- a CDS encoding DUF1501 domain-containing protein — MTVPEILPTRRAAIRSMVGGSLLFPGIVSQLLAAEERRAIDADPLAPKKPHFAPKAKRVIFLFSTGGVSQMDTFDPKPKLFAADGKTLGVGGGLSLEKRPLLKPRWAFKPGGTCGTQVSDLFPHIRERMDDVCLIRSMSTDNNEHFQATLAIHTGSFFAARPSIGSWVSYGLGTVNQNLPSFVVIAPQLPYAGTQVFANDFLPAYHQGTRVLPGKEPVPNVKRQPGTDALQELELGFADALNKSHLKTHGHDGDMAARIRSFETAFKMQFEAPEAFDLSKETDATLDLYGVKRADTESFGWQCLIARRLAERGVRFIELIDGSSAKNWDSHSDMGEHEPLAKKIDRPIAGLLTDLKRLGMLDDTLVVWTTEFGRTPGQDGTKGRGHHPACFSSWIAGGGIKPGIAYGATDDIAAAVAEKKVHVHDFHATLLHLLGLDHEKLTYRHAGRDFRLTDVHGNVVKDILK, encoded by the coding sequence ATGACCGTTCCTGAAATACTCCCCACCCGGCGCGCCGCGATCCGCTCAATGGTCGGTGGGTCGCTGCTGTTCCCCGGAATCGTGTCGCAACTGCTCGCGGCCGAAGAGCGCCGGGCGATCGATGCTGATCCGCTCGCGCCCAAGAAGCCGCACTTCGCGCCGAAGGCCAAGCGCGTCATCTTCCTGTTCTCCACCGGCGGCGTGTCGCAAATGGACACGTTCGACCCCAAGCCCAAGCTGTTCGCGGCCGACGGCAAGACGCTCGGTGTGGGCGGCGGGCTGTCGCTCGAAAAGCGCCCGCTCCTCAAGCCCCGGTGGGCGTTCAAACCGGGCGGCACGTGCGGAACACAGGTGAGCGACCTGTTCCCGCACATCCGCGAGCGCATGGACGACGTGTGCCTCATCCGCTCGATGAGCACCGACAACAACGAGCACTTCCAGGCCACGCTCGCGATCCACACCGGGTCGTTCTTCGCGGCGCGGCCGAGCATCGGGAGTTGGGTCAGCTACGGTCTGGGCACCGTGAACCAGAACCTCCCGTCGTTCGTCGTCATCGCGCCGCAACTGCCCTACGCCGGCACGCAGGTGTTCGCGAACGATTTCTTGCCGGCCTATCACCAGGGTACGCGGGTGCTACCGGGGAAAGAGCCGGTACCGAACGTGAAGCGGCAACCCGGCACCGATGCCCTTCAGGAACTCGAACTCGGGTTCGCGGACGCGCTCAACAAGAGCCACCTGAAGACCCACGGGCACGACGGCGACATGGCCGCGCGCATCCGATCGTTCGAGACCGCGTTCAAGATGCAGTTCGAGGCGCCCGAAGCGTTCGATCTGTCAAAAGAAACGGACGCTACGCTCGACCTGTACGGGGTGAAGCGCGCCGACACCGAGAGCTTCGGCTGGCAGTGCCTCATCGCCCGCCGGCTCGCGGAACGCGGGGTGCGGTTCATCGAACTCATCGACGGAAGCTCGGCGAAGAACTGGGACTCGCACAGCGACATGGGCGAGCACGAACCGCTCGCCAAGAAGATCGACCGCCCGATCGCGGGCCTGCTCACCGACCTCAAGCGCCTCGGGATGCTCGATGACACGCTCGTGGTGTGGACGACGGAGTTCGGGCGCACGCCCGGCCAGGACGGAACGAAGGGCCGCGGGCACCACCCGGCGTGCTTCTCGTCGTGGATCGCGGGCGGCGGGATCAAGCCAGGCATCGCTTACGGCGCCACCGACGACATCGCCGCAGCCGTGGCCGAAAAGAAAGTCCACGTCCACGATTTCCACGCGACGCTCCTACACCTGCTCGGACTCGACCACGAGAAGTTGACGTACCGGCACGCGGGCCGCGATTTCCGCCTCACCGACGTTCACGGCAACGTGGTGAAAGACATTCTGAAGTAG
- a CDS encoding mandelate racemase/muconate lactonizing enzyme family protein, with product MKITGLETIYLPEYPSILFVAVHTDAGLTGVADTCYMPDAIAGYVHQFAAPMLLGHDPLAIELHWRRLYEVVAHTVGKGAELRGLSAIDVCLWDILGQAAGMPVWQVLGGATRDRIRTYNTCGGPSYGRAARGSVGYGTDGPPGKYEDLTAFMERADELALDLLSEGLTGMKLWPFDFVAHYPGGGDNWRSFRGMFDPTIRSLGGHDISAADLNWALEPFRKIRSAVGDKMEIMVEGHGLWSLPAALKIARALEEFRPAWLEDLMRADDIDAIAELRRGTTCPILASEYLATRYEYRPLLEKQAADIVMIDPTWAGGITECKKVCAMAEAYKRPVAMHDCTGPLTLFAGIHLALNAPNAVYQESVRAYLRVNYPDLVTDMPVIERGHFLAPTKPGLGTALNPDIRTREGAVVRVSR from the coding sequence GTGAAGATCACCGGCCTCGAAACGATTTACCTGCCCGAGTACCCGTCCATCCTCTTTGTCGCGGTCCACACGGACGCGGGTTTAACGGGCGTCGCGGACACGTGCTACATGCCGGACGCGATCGCCGGCTACGTCCACCAGTTCGCCGCGCCAATGCTACTGGGGCACGACCCGCTCGCGATCGAGCTCCACTGGCGGCGCCTGTACGAAGTCGTCGCGCACACGGTCGGGAAGGGGGCCGAACTGCGCGGGCTTTCGGCCATTGACGTGTGCTTGTGGGACATTCTGGGACAGGCCGCGGGGATGCCCGTGTGGCAGGTGCTGGGTGGCGCCACCCGTGACCGTATCCGCACTTACAACACCTGCGGTGGGCCGAGTTACGGGCGAGCGGCGCGCGGGAGCGTCGGCTACGGAACCGACGGCCCCCCAGGGAAATACGAAGACCTCACGGCGTTCATGGAACGCGCGGACGAGTTGGCCCTGGACCTGTTGTCCGAAGGGCTAACCGGAATGAAGTTGTGGCCGTTCGACTTCGTCGCGCACTATCCCGGCGGTGGGGATAACTGGCGCTCGTTTCGCGGCATGTTCGACCCCACGATTCGTTCACTTGGTGGGCACGATATTTCTGCAGCCGATCTTAATTGGGCGCTGGAGCCGTTCCGCAAGATCCGCAGCGCCGTCGGCGACAAGATGGAGATCATGGTGGAGGGGCACGGCCTCTGGTCGCTCCCCGCCGCACTCAAGATCGCCCGCGCACTCGAAGAGTTCCGCCCCGCGTGGCTCGAAGACCTGATGCGCGCGGACGACATTGATGCGATTGCCGAACTTCGGCGCGGAACAACGTGCCCGATCCTGGCCAGCGAGTACCTCGCCACGCGGTACGAGTACCGGCCGCTGTTGGAGAAACAGGCCGCGGACATCGTGATGATCGATCCGACGTGGGCGGGCGGGATCACCGAGTGCAAGAAGGTGTGTGCGATGGCGGAGGCGTACAAGCGCCCGGTCGCGATGCACGACTGCACCGGTCCGCTCACGCTGTTCGCGGGCATTCACCTCGCGCTGAATGCACCGAACGCGGTCTACCAGGAATCCGTTCGGGCGTACTTGCGTGTGAACTACCCGGACCTCGTGACGGATATGCCGGTGATCGAGCGCGGTCACTTCCTCGCCCCGACGAAGCCGGGGCTGGGAACGGCGCTGAACCCTGACATTCGCACGCGCGAAGGGGCGGTGGTACGGGTATCTCGTTAG